The following proteins are co-located in the Komagataeibacter sp. FNDCF1 genome:
- a CDS encoding peptidylprolyl isomerase, whose product MLSFLYRVFVDSWVGRIVAGLFFLAFIGFGVGDVLMNIGTERADVAARVGGRPILVQSYQNALQSEMPQVAQSMHLSDPGQIPPATREQVARQVLQRLVLQAEIAEAADRHGLIVPDSVVRDEIFSIPAFKGTNGQFDRALFNDRLRRTGMSEGRLIELVRQEQASRVLLEPIRDGVGVPDVMVRRLFDFEGQTRTLDLVRVPFESQQVTATPTAAQLARYHANHPWEFMAPEYRHARVVVLSADTIGRMLDITDADLQQAYQAQAQTFSAPERRNVQIVTVPTEARATALRAQWADANDWARVQKDAGRDAAAVELPGMKQTDIPSADLGRLIFAAPADATQGPVKSEGGWVVFRVTGVTPAHTTSFADVKQALHDQLAHTRAQALLSDRVQKLQDAIAGGGLDSIPADLGAVAVSGELDQTGNTHEGTAAPIPGSDAARQAVIARVFSQQKGENPTLVQGPDNTWYAVSVDGVTPGHALDLAEAGPRVTAAWLASVRRHMADQQATTFYNQAEGQGGLAHVAPAVPGLEHSQPLSPMQPAPEIPREVAALIFRLGKVGQSIMTEAGDAYVVATLTAINHPDPATQKDLYDRVRTGLTQSMGEDIEMGYGGALEAIVKPKPNESALRTVMGEVTGSQNTGTGQ is encoded by the coding sequence ATGCTATCTTTTCTGTATCGCGTGTTTGTCGATTCATGGGTGGGCCGCATCGTCGCCGGGCTGTTTTTCCTCGCCTTCATCGGGTTCGGCGTGGGTGACGTGCTGATGAACATCGGCACCGAACGCGCCGATGTGGCGGCCCGCGTGGGGGGGCGTCCCATCCTGGTGCAGTCCTACCAGAACGCGCTGCAGTCCGAAATGCCGCAGGTGGCGCAGTCCATGCACCTGTCCGACCCGGGCCAGATACCGCCCGCCACGCGTGAGCAGGTCGCCCGCCAGGTGCTCCAGCGCCTTGTGCTGCAGGCCGAGATTGCCGAAGCCGCCGACCGTCATGGCCTGATCGTGCCCGATTCCGTGGTGCGGGACGAGATATTCTCCATCCCTGCTTTCAAGGGTACGAACGGCCAGTTTGACCGCGCCCTGTTCAATGACCGCCTGCGCCGCACCGGCATGTCGGAGGGCAGGCTGATCGAACTGGTCCGCCAGGAACAGGCGTCGCGCGTGCTGCTTGAACCGATTCGCGATGGCGTGGGCGTGCCGGACGTGATGGTCCGCCGGCTGTTTGATTTCGAAGGCCAGACCCGCACCCTCGACCTTGTGCGCGTGCCGTTTGAAAGCCAGCAGGTCACCGCCACGCCCACCGCCGCCCAGCTTGCGCGCTACCACGCCAACCACCCGTGGGAATTCATGGCCCCCGAATACCGCCATGCCCGCGTGGTCGTGCTCTCGGCCGACACCATCGGCCGCATGCTCGACATAACGGATGCCGACCTGCAGCAGGCCTATCAGGCGCAGGCCCAGACCTTCAGCGCGCCCGAGCGGCGTAACGTGCAGATCGTGACCGTGCCGACCGAAGCGCGCGCCACCGCCCTGCGCGCGCAGTGGGCGGATGCGAATGACTGGGCCAGGGTACAGAAAGACGCAGGCAGGGATGCGGCCGCGGTGGAACTGCCGGGCATGAAGCAGACGGACATTCCCTCCGCCGATCTGGGCAGGCTGATCTTCGCGGCACCCGCGGATGCGACACAGGGACCGGTGAAAAGCGAGGGCGGCTGGGTCGTCTTTCGCGTGACGGGCGTGACGCCGGCCCACACCACGTCCTTTGCCGACGTGAAGCAGGCGCTGCATGACCAGCTTGCCCACACCCGCGCGCAGGCGCTGCTGTCCGACCGGGTGCAGAAGCTGCAGGATGCGATAGCAGGGGGCGGACTGGATTCCATTCCGGCCGATCTCGGCGCGGTCGCGGTCTCGGGGGAACTGGACCAGACGGGCAATACCCATGAAGGCACCGCCGCCCCCATACCGGGCAGTGACGCGGCGCGGCAGGCCGTCATCGCCCGCGTGTTTTCCCAGCAGAAAGGGGAGAACCCCACACTGGTGCAGGGGCCGGACAATACATGGTACGCCGTATCCGTTGATGGCGTGACCCCCGGCCATGCCCTGGACCTGGCCGAGGCCGGGCCGCGCGTGACCGCCGCATGGCTGGCTTCCGTCCGCCGCCACATGGCCGACCAGCAGGCCACGACATTCTACAATCAGGCCGAAGGGCAGGGCGGGCTGGCCCATGTCGCCCCTGCCGTGCCGGGTCTTGAGCACAGCCAGCCGCTTTCCCCCATGCAGCCCGCGCCCGAAATCCCGCGTGAGGTCGCGGCACTGATCTTCCGTCTGGGCAAGGTCGGGCAGAGCATCATGACCGAAGCGGGCGATGCCTACGTGGTGGCAACGCTTACGGCCATCAACCACCCCGATCCGGCCACGCAGAAGGATCTGTATGACCGTGTGCGCACGGGGCTGACCCAGTCGATGGGCGAGGATATCGAAATGGGTTACGGCGGGGCGCTGGAAGCCATCGTCAAGCCAAAGCCGAACGAGTCCGCACTTCGCACCGTGATGGGGGAAGTGACGGGTAGCCAGAATACGGGAACAGGACAGTGA
- the trpE gene encoding anthranilate synthase component I, producing the protein MRPPSRQPDAALREAALAALREGRGTVAWRVEPADLLTPVAAFLRLSSLARSHGGGNGGHNAFLLESVEGGTSRGRYSVIGLLPDLIWRCHDGRASVCHDPSAPSHSFVPEADAPLVSLRRILHASRMDLPEGLPPMTGGVFGYLGYDMIRQVEYLPDMPADDLDLPEGILIRPGLFAIFDTVRDELLLAAPMRPCAGVAPEAVWDLAHERLQQARAALSTPVELPDGPVGEIGVPVPESTLTRAEFCDIVRKLQDYIAAGDAFQIVPSQRFSAAFGLPPFALYRALRRINPAPFLFYLDLDGFSLVGSSPEILVRLREGTMTVRPLAGTRPRGRTTEEDLALEAELLADPKERAEHLMLIDLGRNDVGRVCEPGSVRVTEQFVIERFSHVMHISSNVEGTLRPDLEALDALMSGFPAGTLTGAPKIRAMEIIDEVEPTRRATYAGCIGYFGPDGDMDTCIGLRMAVVKDGRMYVQAGCGVVADSVPEAEYEETRQKARALFRAAEEAVRFATGNDA; encoded by the coding sequence ATGCGCCCCCCCTCCCGGCAGCCCGATGCCGCCCTGCGTGAGGCTGCGCTTGCCGCCCTGCGCGAAGGCAGGGGCACGGTGGCGTGGCGTGTCGAACCTGCCGACCTGCTCACGCCCGTCGCGGCCTTCCTGCGGCTGTCATCACTTGCGCGCAGTCATGGGGGCGGCAATGGCGGCCACAACGCCTTCCTGCTGGAAAGTGTGGAGGGCGGCACTTCGCGCGGGCGCTATTCGGTCATCGGCCTGCTGCCCGACCTGATCTGGCGCTGCCATGATGGCCGCGCCAGTGTCTGCCACGACCCCTCGGCCCCCAGCCACAGTTTCGTGCCTGAAGCCGATGCGCCGCTGGTGTCCCTGCGCCGTATCCTGCATGCCAGCCGCATGGACCTGCCCGAAGGCCTGCCCCCCATGACCGGCGGTGTGTTCGGCTACCTTGGCTATGACATGATCCGGCAGGTGGAGTATCTGCCGGACATGCCGGCCGATGACCTGGACCTGCCCGAAGGGATCCTGATCCGTCCCGGCCTGTTCGCCATATTCGACACGGTGCGGGACGAACTGCTGCTGGCGGCCCCCATGCGGCCATGTGCGGGTGTGGCGCCCGAAGCGGTATGGGATCTGGCGCATGAGCGCCTGCAGCAGGCCCGCGCGGCACTGTCCACACCTGTGGAACTGCCCGACGGGCCGGTGGGCGAGATCGGGGTTCCCGTGCCGGAATCCACGCTGACCAGGGCGGAATTCTGTGATATCGTACGGAAACTGCAGGACTACATAGCGGCGGGCGATGCCTTCCAGATCGTGCCGAGCCAGCGCTTCAGCGCGGCGTTCGGCCTGCCGCCATTCGCGCTGTACCGCGCGCTGCGGCGGATCAACCCGGCACCTTTCCTGTTCTACCTTGATCTGGACGGGTTCAGCCTGGTCGGCTCGTCCCCCGAAATCCTAGTACGCCTGCGCGAAGGCACCATGACCGTGCGCCCGCTGGCAGGCACCCGCCCGCGTGGCCGCACGACGGAGGAAGATCTGGCCCTGGAGGCCGAACTGCTGGCCGACCCCAAGGAACGCGCCGAGCACCTGATGCTGATCGACCTGGGCCGCAATGACGTGGGCCGGGTATGCGAGCCGGGGTCGGTGCGGGTGACGGAGCAGTTCGTCATCGAACGGTTCAGCCACGTCATGCACATCTCCTCCAACGTGGAAGGAACGCTGCGCCCCGATCTTGAGGCGCTGGACGCGCTGATGTCGGGCTTTCCCGCCGGGACACTGACGGGTGCGCCCAAGATCCGCGCCATGGAAATCATTGACGAGGTCGAGCCGACCCGCAGGGCCACCTATGCCGGGTGCATCGGCTATTTCGGCCCCGATGGGGACATGGATACCTGCATCGGCCTGCGCATGGCGGTAGTGAAGGACGGGCGCATGTACGTGCAGGCGGGCTGTGGCGTGGTGGC
- the tpiA gene encoding triose-phosphate isomerase, protein MKQIIVGNWKMNGLSADADALVTGLADGLAALTTRADVVVCPPFTQLARLAPKLKAAGIGLGAQDCHKDRSGAHTGDISAPMLVDLGVDYVILGHSERRAEHGELDETVREKTVAAMAAGLTPIVCVGENADQRDSGDSQETVGWQIQGSLPQGFTGIVAYEPVWAIGSGTAASQQDIADMSAFIRAELVRQFGEAGKTIRILYGGSVNERNVTDILPVEHVDGALVGNASLKAEAFVPLVRAARAS, encoded by the coding sequence ATGAAGCAGATTATTGTCGGCAACTGGAAGATGAACGGCCTGAGCGCCGATGCGGACGCGCTGGTCACGGGACTGGCGGACGGCCTTGCCGCCCTGACCACGCGGGCCGATGTGGTGGTCTGCCCCCCCTTCACCCAGCTTGCACGCCTTGCGCCGAAGCTGAAGGCCGCCGGCATCGGGCTTGGCGCGCAGGACTGCCACAAGGACAGGTCCGGCGCCCATACGGGCGACATCTCGGCGCCGATGCTGGTGGACCTGGGGGTGGACTATGTCATCCTTGGCCATTCCGAACGCCGCGCCGAGCATGGTGAACTGGACGAGACGGTGCGCGAGAAGACCGTGGCCGCCATGGCGGCGGGCCTGACCCCCATCGTATGCGTGGGCGAGAACGCCGACCAGCGCGACAGCGGCGATTCACAGGAGACCGTGGGCTGGCAGATCCAGGGATCGCTGCCGCAGGGGTTTACCGGCATCGTGGCGTATGAGCCGGTCTGGGCCATCGGCTCTGGCACGGCCGCATCGCAGCAGGATATTGCCGACATGTCCGCCTTCATCCGCGCCGAACTGGTGCGCCAGTTCGGTGAAGCTGGCAAAACGATCCGAATCCTTTATGGTGGGTCCGTCAATGAACGCAATGTCACCGATATCCTGCCTGTCGAACACGTGGACGGGGCGCTGGTGGGCAATGCCAGCCTGAAGGCGGAAGCCTTCGTGCCGCTTGTCCGCGCCGCCCGCGCTTCGTGA
- the secG gene encoding preprotein translocase subunit SecG, producing MITVLLLLHLFVTIALIGTILIQRSEGGGLGIGGSQGMGSFMSGRGTATLLTRSTAVLGTAFMVLSLALAVMNRGASTGTGHDILAAPPASSAPAAPATTP from the coding sequence ATGATCACAGTTCTCCTTTTACTGCACCTGTTCGTCACCATTGCGCTGATCGGAACCATCCTGATCCAGCGCAGCGAGGGTGGTGGCCTTGGAATCGGCGGCTCGCAGGGCATGGGTTCCTTCATGTCGGGCCGGGGCACGGCCACGCTGCTCACCCGCTCCACCGCCGTGCTGGGCACCGCCTTCATGGTGCTCTCGCTTGCGCTGGCGGTCATGAACCGCGGGGCCTCGACCGGCACGGGCCATGATATCCTGGCCGCACCGCCCGCGTCCTCCGCCCCGGCGGCACCCGCCACAACCCCCTGA